From Streptomyces sp. CMB-StM0423, a single genomic window includes:
- a CDS encoding RNA polymerase sigma factor, which translates to MEPPQDVSPLVDGDAAVIEESLDRPEAFAELYDRYAPAIHRYATRRLGAGSADDITADTFLAAFRARTRYDTGRASARPWLYGIAANLIGRHRRSEVRGLRALARTGVDPVAHSWVDEADDRLTAQAVHAPLAGALAGLAAGDRHVLLLVAWADLSYAEVAEALDIPIGTVRSRLSRARRKVRAAVGPDPHSTNDAPEAATHG; encoded by the coding sequence GTGGAACCACCGCAGGACGTCTCGCCGCTCGTCGACGGAGACGCCGCCGTGATCGAGGAGTCGCTGGACCGGCCCGAGGCGTTCGCCGAGTTGTACGACCGGTACGCCCCCGCCATACACCGCTACGCGACCCGCCGGCTCGGCGCCGGCTCGGCGGACGACATCACCGCCGACACCTTCCTGGCCGCGTTCCGCGCCCGGACCCGCTACGACACCGGCCGGGCCAGCGCCCGGCCGTGGCTCTACGGCATCGCCGCCAACCTCATCGGCCGGCACCGCCGTTCCGAGGTACGGGGGCTGCGCGCCCTGGCCCGTACCGGCGTCGACCCCGTGGCGCACTCCTGGGTGGACGAGGCCGACGACCGGCTCACCGCCCAGGCCGTGCACGCGCCGCTCGCGGGCGCGCTCGCCGGTCTCGCGGCCGGGGACCGGCACGTGCTGCTGCTGGTGGCCTGGGCCGACCTCAGCTACGCGGAGGTCGCCGAGGCGCTGGACATACCCATCGGCACCGTGCGCTCCCGGCTGAGCCGGGCCCGGCGCAAGGTCCGCGCGGCCGTGGGGCCCGATCCCCACTCCACCAACGACGCACCGGAGGCGGCAACCCATGGATGA
- a CDS encoding EI24 domain-containing protein — MRDFTTGFGYVGKGLRWAAGHGRSWALGLVPALIALVLYAAALAALAYWADDIAVWATPFADDWDSPWQGLLRGLFMALLLLGGIGLALLTFTAVALLIGDPFYEALSGRVEEDAGFCPPSPDEPLLPGLWRSLKESVHVLSRALMFTVPLFFLGFVPFLGQTVVPALGFAVAGFFLTVELTSFALQRRGIDVRGRLALLRRRKMLALGFGVPIVLLFLVPLAAVVVMPGAVAGATLLARHLVGDDVPDRGPAPAAGPPPVRA; from the coding sequence ATGCGTGACTTCACCACCGGATTCGGCTACGTCGGCAAAGGGCTGCGCTGGGCCGCGGGGCACGGGCGGTCGTGGGCCCTCGGCCTCGTGCCCGCGCTCATCGCCCTCGTGCTCTACGCCGCCGCGCTCGCCGCCCTCGCCTACTGGGCCGACGACATCGCCGTGTGGGCCACGCCCTTCGCCGACGACTGGGACTCGCCCTGGCAGGGGCTGCTGCGCGGGCTGTTCATGGCGCTGCTGCTGCTCGGCGGCATCGGCCTCGCGCTGCTCACGTTCACAGCCGTCGCGCTGCTGATCGGCGACCCGTTCTACGAGGCGCTGTCGGGGCGCGTCGAGGAGGACGCGGGCTTCTGCCCGCCCAGCCCGGACGAGCCGCTGCTGCCGGGGCTGTGGCGGTCGCTGAAGGAGAGCGTCCATGTGCTGTCGCGGGCGCTGATGTTCACCGTGCCGCTGTTCTTCCTCGGCTTCGTCCCCTTCCTCGGGCAGACGGTCGTGCCCGCGCTCGGCTTCGCCGTCGCCGGCTTCTTCCTCACGGTCGAGCTGACGTCGTTCGCCCTGCAGCGCCGGGGGATAGACGTGCGCGGGCGGCTGGCGCTGCTGCGCAGGCGCAAGATGCTCGCACTCGGCTTCGGCGTGCCGATCGTGCTGCTGTTCCTGGTGCCGCTGGCCGCGGTGGTGGTGATGCCGGGGGCGGTGGCGGGCGCGACGCTGCTCGCCCGCCACCTCGTCGGCGACGACGTGCCGGACCGCGGCCCGGCGCCGGCCGCAGGACCGCCGCCCGTCAGGGCCTGA
- the dapD gene encoding 2,3,4,5-tetrahydropyridine-2,6-dicarboxylate N-succinyltransferase, with the protein MTDAATSTTLPTGAAATGLATVTPDGTVLDTWFPAPALADDPGPAGTERLTAERAAELLGESARAALGPDPRRGVEVVAVRTVISSLQEKPADAHDVYLRLHLLSHRLVRPHGQNLDGVFGLLANVAWTSHGPVPADRIEEVRLAVRAAGQHLQVSHLDKFPRMVDYVLPSGVRIGDADRVRLGAHLAAGTTVMHEGFVNFNAGTLGTSMVEGRISAGVVVGDGSDVGGGASIMGTLSGGGKDVISLGERCLLGAQAGIGISLGDDCIVEAGLYVTAGTKVTLPDGAVVKARELSGASNLLFLRNSTTGAVEARQRSGSWGGLNAALHAND; encoded by the coding sequence ATGACCGACGCAGCGACCTCCACCACCCTCCCCACCGGCGCCGCGGCCACCGGCCTGGCCACCGTCACCCCCGACGGCACCGTCCTCGACACCTGGTTCCCCGCCCCCGCGCTCGCCGACGACCCCGGCCCCGCGGGCACCGAGCGGCTGACCGCCGAGCGCGCGGCCGAGCTGCTCGGGGAGTCCGCGCGGGCGGCGCTCGGCCCCGACCCGCGGCGCGGGGTGGAGGTCGTCGCGGTGCGCACGGTGATCTCCTCGCTGCAGGAGAAGCCGGCCGACGCCCACGACGTGTACCTGCGGCTGCACCTGCTCAGCCACCGGCTGGTCCGCCCGCACGGGCAGAACCTCGACGGCGTCTTCGGCCTGCTGGCGAACGTCGCCTGGACCTCCCACGGCCCCGTGCCCGCCGACCGGATCGAGGAGGTCCGGCTCGCGGTCCGCGCCGCCGGGCAGCACCTCCAGGTCAGCCATCTCGACAAGTTCCCGCGCATGGTCGACTACGTGCTGCCCTCCGGCGTCCGTATCGGCGACGCCGACCGCGTCCGCCTCGGCGCGCACCTCGCCGCCGGCACCACCGTCATGCACGAGGGGTTCGTCAACTTCAACGCCGGCACCCTCGGCACGTCCATGGTCGAGGGCCGGATCTCCGCGGGCGTCGTCGTCGGCGACGGCTCGGACGTCGGCGGCGGCGCGTCGATCATGGGCACGCTCTCCGGCGGCGGCAAGGACGTCATCTCCCTCGGCGAGCGCTGCCTGCTCGGCGCCCAGGCGGGCATCGGCATCTCGCTCGGCGACGACTGCATCGTCGAGGCCGGTCTCTACGTCACCGCAGGCACGAAGGTCACGCTGCCGGACGGCGCCGTGGTCAAGGCCCGCGAGCTGTCCGGCGCGAGCAACCTGCTGTTCCTGCGCAACTCCACCACCGGCGCGGTCGAGGCCCGCCAGCGCTCCGGCTCGTGGGGCGGGCTGAACGCCGCGCTGCACGCCAACGACTGA
- a CDS encoding CU044_5270 family protein, protein MDEMSKLREWRADAPAPDRERLAPGRRRLLDAAGARKSRRLPVLGDWRVVSGAVAAGVTAVALLSTNLGGGTGGSEGTPAAGGDAHVTTASPGPPSRASELLQKAAVVVAADPVPEPEEGDWVYVREVSVGVTDPADDSPATAEDWYRYADPEFENWNEGDDHSPREGFEYLAALPEDTDAVLQKARWFYPQSGGRPGSENPGAGRSDAELAEWNFSSLRLLAGTTPTHPVGQSRVYEAMATIPGLRVEDGTVKDAAGRRALAFSVEPDPDGMPVRDEVLIDPTTYTYLGTRSVATGELGLQGTGDEKEWKKGDIVTSTAVLSTALVDDEGQRP, encoded by the coding sequence ATGGATGAGATGTCGAAGCTGCGCGAATGGCGCGCCGACGCGCCGGCTCCCGACCGCGAGCGGCTCGCCCCCGGCCGCCGCCGGCTCCTCGACGCCGCGGGCGCGCGCAAGAGCCGGCGGCTGCCGGTGCTGGGCGACTGGCGCGTGGTGTCGGGCGCGGTGGCCGCGGGCGTCACGGCGGTCGCACTGCTGTCGACGAACCTGGGCGGCGGCACGGGCGGCAGCGAGGGCACCCCGGCGGCGGGCGGCGACGCGCACGTGACGACGGCGTCGCCGGGGCCGCCGAGCAGAGCGTCGGAGCTGCTGCAGAAGGCCGCGGTCGTGGTGGCGGCGGACCCCGTGCCGGAGCCGGAGGAGGGGGACTGGGTGTACGTACGGGAGGTCAGCGTCGGCGTGACCGACCCGGCCGACGACTCCCCGGCCACGGCGGAGGACTGGTACCGGTACGCCGACCCGGAGTTCGAGAACTGGAACGAGGGCGACGACCACTCGCCGCGGGAGGGCTTCGAGTACCTCGCCGCGCTGCCGGAGGACACCGACGCGGTGCTGCAGAAGGCCCGCTGGTTCTACCCCCAGAGCGGTGGGCGCCCCGGCAGCGAGAACCCCGGCGCCGGGCGCAGCGACGCCGAGCTGGCCGAATGGAACTTCTCGTCGCTCAGGCTGCTGGCCGGGACGACGCCGACGCACCCCGTCGGGCAGTCCCGCGTCTACGAGGCGATGGCCACCATTCCGGGGCTGCGGGTCGAGGACGGCACCGTGAAGGACGCGGCCGGCCGGCGGGCGCTCGCGTTCTCCGTCGAACCCGATCCGGACGGCATGCCCGTCCGCGACGAGGTGCTGATCGACCCTACGACGTACACCTACCTGGGCACCCGGTCCGTCGCCACCGGCGAACTGGGCCTGCAGGGCACGGGGGACGAGAAGGAGTGGAAGAAGGGCGACATCGTGACGAGCACGGCGGTCCTCAGCACCGCGCTGGTGGACGACGAAGGCCAGCGGCCCTGA
- the sufC gene encoding Fe-S cluster assembly ATPase SufC has product MATLEIRDLHVSVEADNATKEILKGVDLTVKQGETHAIMGPNGSGKSTLAYSVAGHPKYQITSGTVTIDGEDVLEMSVDERARAGLFLAMQYPVEVPGVTVSNFLRTSATAIRGEAPKLRTWVKEVKEAMERLNIDPAFAERNVNEGFSGGEKKRHEILQLELLKPKIAILDETDSGLDVDALRIVSEGVNRIRESGEVGTLLITHYTRILRYIKPDHVHVFAGGRIAESGGPELADKLEEEGYAAYVKGGASA; this is encoded by the coding sequence ATGGCAACGCTTGAAATCCGCGACCTGCACGTCTCCGTCGAGGCCGACAACGCCACGAAGGAGATCCTCAAGGGCGTCGACCTGACCGTGAAGCAGGGCGAGACTCACGCCATCATGGGCCCCAACGGCTCCGGCAAGTCCACCCTGGCGTACTCCGTCGCCGGCCACCCCAAGTACCAGATCACCTCCGGCACCGTCACCATCGACGGCGAGGACGTGCTGGAGATGAGCGTCGACGAGCGCGCCCGCGCCGGCCTCTTCCTCGCCATGCAGTACCCGGTCGAGGTCCCCGGCGTCACCGTCTCCAACTTCCTGCGCACCTCCGCCACCGCCATCCGCGGCGAGGCCCCCAAGCTCCGCACCTGGGTCAAGGAGGTCAAGGAGGCGATGGAGCGGCTGAACATCGACCCCGCCTTCGCCGAGCGCAACGTCAACGAGGGCTTCTCCGGCGGTGAGAAGAAGCGCCACGAGATCCTCCAGCTCGAACTCCTCAAGCCGAAGATCGCGATCCTCGACGAGACCGACTCGGGCCTGGACGTCGACGCGCTGCGCATCGTCTCCGAGGGCGTCAACCGGATCCGCGAGAGCGGCGAGGTCGGCACCCTGCTGATCACCCACTACACCCGCATCCTGCGCTACATCAAGCCCGACCACGTGCACGTCTTCGCGGGCGGCCGGATCGCCGAGTCCGGCGGCCCGGAGCTGGCGGACAAGCTGGAGGAAGAGGGCTACGCAGCCTACGTGAAGGGCGGCGCATCAGCGTGA
- a CDS encoding cysteine desulfurase encodes MTPLPGLLDTEAIRKDFPILDRTVHDGKKLVYLDNAATSQKPRQVLDALNAYYERHNANVHRGVHVLAEEATALYEGARDKVAAFVNAPSRDEVVFTKNASESLNLVANMLGFADEPYRVDRDTEIVITEMEHHSNIVPWQLLAQRTGAKLKWFGLTDDGRLDLSDLDEVITEKTKVVSFVLVSNILGTHNPVEAIVRRAQEVGALVVVDASQAAPHMPLDVQALQADFVAFTGHKMAGPTGIGVLWGRKGLLDDLPPFLGGGEMIETVSMHSSTYAPAPHKFEAGTPPIAQAVGLGAAVDYLSGIGMERIEAHERAITEYALGRLQEVPDLRIIGPTSAEDRGAAISFTLGDIHPHDVGQVLDEQGLAVRVGHHCARPVCLRYGIPATTRASFYLYSTPGEVDALIDGLEYVRNFFG; translated from the coding sequence GTGACCCCACTGCCGGGCCTCCTCGACACCGAGGCGATCCGCAAGGACTTCCCGATCCTGGACCGCACGGTCCACGACGGGAAGAAGCTCGTGTACCTGGACAACGCGGCGACCTCGCAGAAGCCGCGCCAGGTGCTCGACGCGTTGAACGCGTACTACGAGCGGCACAACGCCAACGTGCACCGCGGTGTGCACGTCCTCGCCGAGGAGGCCACGGCGCTGTACGAGGGCGCCCGTGACAAGGTCGCCGCCTTCGTCAACGCGCCCAGCCGGGACGAGGTGGTCTTCACCAAGAACGCCTCCGAGTCGCTGAACCTCGTGGCCAACATGCTCGGCTTCGCCGACGAGCCGTACCGCGTGGACCGCGACACGGAGATCGTCATCACGGAGATGGAGCACCACTCCAACATCGTCCCGTGGCAACTGCTCGCGCAGCGCACGGGCGCGAAGCTGAAGTGGTTCGGGCTCACCGACGACGGCCGCCTCGACCTGAGCGACCTGGACGAGGTCATCACGGAGAAGACGAAGGTCGTCTCCTTCGTGCTGGTCTCCAACATCCTCGGCACGCACAACCCCGTCGAGGCCATCGTCCGGCGCGCCCAGGAGGTCGGCGCGCTGGTCGTCGTCGACGCCTCCCAGGCCGCGCCGCACATGCCGCTGGACGTGCAGGCGCTCCAGGCCGACTTCGTCGCCTTCACCGGGCACAAGATGGCCGGGCCCACCGGCATCGGGGTGCTCTGGGGCCGCAAGGGGCTGCTGGACGACCTGCCCCCGTTCCTCGGCGGCGGCGAGATGATCGAGACCGTCTCGATGCACTCCTCGACGTACGCCCCGGCGCCGCACAAGTTCGAGGCCGGCACGCCGCCGATCGCCCAGGCCGTCGGCCTCGGCGCCGCGGTGGACTACCTCAGCGGCATCGGCATGGAGCGGATCGAGGCGCACGAGCGCGCCATCACCGAGTACGCGCTCGGGCGGCTCCAGGAGGTCCCCGACCTGCGGATCATCGGCCCGACGTCGGCCGAGGACCGCGGCGCCGCGATCTCCTTCACGCTCGGCGACATCCACCCCCACGACGTGGGCCAGGTGCTCGACGAGCAGGGCCTCGCGGTCCGGGTCGGCCACCACTGCGCGCGGCCGGTCTGCCTGCGGTACGGAATTCCTGCGACCACGCGGGCGTCGTTCTATCTGTACTCCACCCCGGGCGAGGTCGACGCGCTGATCGACGGCCTGGAGTACGTCCGGAACTTCTTCGGCTGA
- a CDS encoding endonuclease/exonuclease/phosphatase family protein — protein MPRAHPVPYAVAAALAAALLTAPAAGAAGAGADGGQIRIRDIQGDTRISPLAGEQVTGVPGIVTAVRAFGSARGFWVQDPKPDADAATSEAVFVFTGSTTPSVAPGDAVEVSGSVTEYYPGGKNAGLQSVTELTGATWTVLSSGNPLPDAFVLRDATVPARFAPDAGGGSIEDLRLRPGSYALDRYESLEGMRVAVRDARVVGPSTEFNELWVTAEPAHNRTARGGVLYAGYRDPNGGRLKVASLIPFAQRPFPVLDVGDRLGGTTEGPLDYDQFGGYELQATALGDEQQTGPDPESTRPQRDAELAVATYNVENLSARDGAAKFDRLARALVDGLASPDIVALQEVQDDNGATNDAVTSADATLRKLTDAIAAAGGPAYEWRQIDPADDADGGQPGGNIRVAFLYNPERVSFTDRPGGDATTPVRVTDDGGAPALSASPGRIAPGDAAWNNSRKPLAGEFTFRGRTVFVVANHFNSKGGDQGLDSRFQPPARGSEEQRTAQAALVNGFVQDVLAVDRKAGVVVAGDINDFPFSPAVARLTEDRALVDLVNELPRDQRYGYVFNGNSQVLDHILTSPALAERAALDIVHLNAEYADQASDHDPSVVRLRP, from the coding sequence ATGCCACGCGCCCACCCCGTCCCCTACGCCGTCGCCGCCGCGCTCGCCGCCGCCCTGCTCACCGCCCCCGCCGCCGGGGCCGCGGGCGCCGGGGCGGACGGCGGGCAGATACGCATCCGCGATATCCAGGGCGACACCCGGATATCCCCGCTCGCCGGCGAGCAGGTGACCGGCGTGCCCGGCATCGTCACCGCCGTCCGCGCCTTCGGCTCCGCCCGCGGCTTCTGGGTCCAGGACCCGAAGCCCGACGCCGACGCCGCCACCAGCGAGGCCGTCTTCGTCTTCACCGGCTCCACCACCCCGAGCGTCGCGCCCGGCGATGCGGTCGAGGTCTCCGGCTCCGTCACCGAGTACTACCCCGGCGGCAAGAACGCCGGGCTGCAGTCCGTCACCGAGCTGACCGGCGCCACGTGGACCGTCCTGTCCTCAGGCAACCCGCTGCCCGACGCCTTCGTGCTGCGCGACGCCACCGTCCCGGCCCGGTTCGCACCCGACGCGGGCGGCGGCAGCATCGAGGACCTGCGGCTGCGCCCCGGCTCGTACGCGCTCGACCGCTACGAGTCGCTGGAGGGCATGCGGGTCGCGGTGCGCGACGCCCGGGTCGTCGGGCCCAGCACCGAGTTCAACGAGCTGTGGGTGACCGCCGAGCCCGCCCACAACCGCACCGCCCGCGGCGGCGTGCTCTACGCCGGCTACCGCGACCCCAACGGCGGCCGGCTCAAGGTCGCCTCCCTCATCCCGTTCGCCCAGCGCCCCTTCCCCGTCCTGGACGTCGGCGACCGCCTCGGCGGCACCACGGAAGGCCCGCTGGACTACGACCAGTTCGGCGGCTACGAGCTGCAGGCCACCGCGCTCGGCGACGAGCAGCAGACCGGTCCCGACCCCGAGTCCACCCGCCCGCAGCGCGACGCCGAGCTGGCGGTGGCCACGTACAACGTGGAGAACCTCTCCGCGCGCGACGGCGCCGCGAAGTTCGACCGGCTGGCCCGCGCCCTGGTGGACGGCCTCGCCTCCCCCGACATCGTCGCCCTCCAGGAGGTGCAGGACGACAACGGCGCCACCAACGACGCCGTGACGAGCGCCGACGCCACCCTGCGCAAGCTGACGGACGCGATCGCCGCCGCCGGCGGGCCCGCGTACGAGTGGCGCCAGATCGACCCCGCGGACGACGCCGACGGCGGCCAGCCGGGCGGCAACATCCGCGTCGCGTTCCTCTACAACCCTGAGCGGGTCTCCTTCACCGACCGCCCCGGCGGCGACGCCACGACGCCCGTGCGGGTCACCGACGACGGCGGCGCCCCGGCGCTGTCCGCCTCACCCGGCCGTATCGCCCCCGGCGACGCGGCCTGGAACAACAGCCGCAAGCCGCTCGCGGGCGAGTTCACCTTCCGCGGGCGCACGGTCTTCGTCGTCGCCAACCACTTCAACTCCAAGGGCGGCGACCAGGGGCTCGACAGCCGCTTCCAGCCGCCGGCCCGCGGCTCGGAGGAGCAGCGCACCGCGCAGGCCGCGTTGGTCAACGGGTTCGTTCAGGACGTGCTCGCCGTGGACCGGAAGGCGGGCGTCGTCGTCGCCGGCGACATCAACGACTTCCCCTTCTCCCCCGCCGTGGCCCGGCTGACCGAGGACCGCGCGCTCGTCGACCTGGTGAACGAGCTGCCGCGCGACCAGCGCTACGGCTACGTCTTCAACGGCAACTCGCAGGTGCTGGACCACATCCTGACCAGCCCGGCGCTCGCCGAACGAGCGGCCTTGGACATCGTGCACCTCAACGCCGAGTACGCCGACCAGGCCAGCGACCACGACCCCTCGGTGGTGCGGCTCAGGCCCTGA
- a CDS encoding PQQ-dependent sugar dehydrogenase → MAATGAAHEPPAAAQDGPAAPDLQQVTLAKGVDQVGEPMALAVLPDGAVLHTSRDGTLWHTGAAGGTRVAAQLPVYPHDEDGLQGVGVDPDFETNRAVYLYYAPVMDTPHGIAPSDGTPAEFEAYEGVNRLSRFTLKQDGTLDLGSEQTVLEVGTDRGRCCHNGGDIAFDSEGNLLLSTGDDTDPFSSDGYTPIDERETRNPSFDGQRSAGNTDDLRGKILRIKVDPADGSYTVPDGNLFAPGTEKTRPEIYAMGFRNPFRMSVDKATDTVYVGDYGPDSGAANPARGPGGQVEFNRITEAGNFGWPYCHGANDAYIDYDFATGASGEAFDCAAPRNESPRNTGLTELPPAQSAWIAYDGNSIPEFGSGSESPMAGPVFRHDPDLGSRLQLPERYDELFFAGEHGREWIKTIGVGEDGGAGAIEDFSAGSKIMDMEFGPDGALYFLDYGTGFFNGDQNSALYRIQNAAQGFAPEPVASSTGASTGHAPLKVAFSSAGTADRDSEQLRYRWDFGDGKTSDKQNPQHSYAKNGQYSAVLTVTDPDGNSGTSAVRVVVGNTPPEVELKLPADGTVFEYGDAIPFEVAVSDAEDGEIDCSRVRVDYALGHDTHGHPMTFEEGCTGTIETFEEDRHDDNANLFGLIRARYTDGGGATAGVPALNTSAEHKLQPAHRQAEHFTTAEGATAGAASGAEGGRAVTGGGGEWIAFEPYVLDGITRLSARVDAAGSTDGAVELRAGAPDGPVLATAPVGGTSGWHEASAGVTDAPAGTTSLYLVFTGGEFKLDSFHLGSG, encoded by the coding sequence ATGGCCGCCACCGGCGCCGCGCACGAGCCGCCGGCGGCGGCCCAGGACGGCCCCGCCGCGCCCGACCTGCAACAGGTGACCCTCGCCAAGGGCGTGGACCAGGTCGGCGAGCCGATGGCGCTCGCCGTGCTCCCCGACGGCGCCGTGCTGCACACCTCGCGCGACGGCACCCTCTGGCACACCGGCGCCGCGGGCGGCACCCGCGTCGCCGCCCAGCTCCCCGTCTACCCGCACGACGAGGACGGCCTCCAAGGCGTCGGCGTGGACCCGGACTTCGAGACCAACCGCGCCGTCTACCTCTACTACGCGCCCGTCATGGACACGCCCCACGGGATCGCGCCCAGCGACGGCACGCCCGCCGAGTTCGAGGCGTACGAGGGCGTGAACCGCCTCTCGCGCTTCACCCTGAAGCAGGACGGCACCCTCGACCTGGGCAGCGAGCAGACGGTGCTGGAAGTCGGCACCGACCGCGGCCGGTGCTGCCACAACGGCGGCGACATCGCCTTCGACAGCGAGGGCAACCTGCTGCTGTCCACCGGCGACGACACCGATCCCTTCTCCTCCGACGGCTACACGCCGATCGACGAGCGCGAGACCCGCAACCCGTCCTTCGACGGGCAGCGCTCCGCGGGCAACACCGACGACCTGCGCGGCAAGATCCTGCGCATCAAGGTCGACCCCGCCGACGGCTCGTACACCGTCCCGGACGGCAACCTCTTCGCGCCCGGGACCGAGAAGACCAGGCCCGAGATCTACGCCATGGGCTTCCGCAACCCGTTCCGGATGAGCGTCGACAAGGCGACCGACACCGTCTACGTCGGCGACTACGGCCCCGACTCCGGCGCCGCGAACCCGGCCCGCGGGCCCGGCGGCCAGGTCGAGTTCAACCGGATCACCGAGGCCGGCAACTTCGGCTGGCCGTACTGCCACGGAGCCAACGACGCCTACATCGACTACGACTTCGCCACCGGCGCGTCCGGCGAGGCGTTCGACTGCGCCGCGCCCCGCAACGAGTCGCCGCGCAACACCGGCCTCACCGAGCTGCCCCCGGCCCAGTCCGCCTGGATCGCCTACGACGGCAACTCCATCCCGGAGTTCGGCAGCGGCTCGGAGTCCCCGATGGCCGGCCCGGTATTCCGCCACGACCCGGACCTCGGCTCCCGGCTCCAGCTCCCCGAGCGCTACGACGAGCTGTTCTTCGCCGGCGAGCACGGCCGCGAGTGGATCAAGACCATCGGCGTGGGCGAGGACGGCGGCGCCGGCGCCATCGAGGACTTCTCGGCCGGCAGCAAGATCATGGATATGGAGTTCGGGCCGGACGGGGCGCTGTACTTCCTCGACTACGGCACCGGCTTCTTCAACGGCGACCAGAACTCCGCCCTCTACCGGATCCAGAACGCCGCCCAGGGCTTCGCCCCCGAGCCCGTCGCCTCCTCCACCGGCGCGAGCACCGGGCACGCCCCGCTGAAGGTCGCGTTCTCCTCGGCGGGCACCGCCGACCGGGACAGCGAACAGCTCCGCTACCGCTGGGACTTCGGTGACGGCAAGACCTCCGACAAGCAGAACCCGCAGCACAGCTACGCCAAGAACGGCCAGTACTCCGCCGTCCTCACCGTCACCGACCCCGACGGCAACTCCGGCACCTCCGCCGTCCGCGTCGTCGTCGGCAACACCCCGCCCGAGGTGGAGCTGAAGCTGCCCGCCGACGGCACGGTCTTCGAGTACGGCGACGCCATCCCGTTCGAGGTGGCGGTCTCCGACGCCGAGGACGGCGAGATCGACTGCTCCCGGGTGCGCGTCGACTACGCGCTCGGCCACGACACCCACGGCCACCCGATGACCTTCGAGGAGGGCTGCACCGGCACCATCGAGACCTTCGAGGAGGACCGGCACGACGACAACGCCAACCTCTTCGGCCTCATCCGCGCCCGCTACACCGACGGCGGCGGCGCCACCGCCGGCGTGCCCGCGCTGAACACCAGCGCCGAGCACAAGCTCCAGCCGGCGCACCGCCAGGCCGAGCACTTCACCACCGCCGAGGGCGCCACGGCCGGCGCCGCGAGCGGCGCCGAGGGCGGCCGGGCCGTCACCGGCGGGGGCGGTGAGTGGATCGCCTTCGAGCCGTACGTGCTCGACGGCATCACGCGCCTGTCCGCCCGGGTCGACGCCGCGGGCAGCACCGACGGTGCCGTGGAGCTGCGCGCGGGTGCGCCCGACGGGCCGGTGCTCGCCACCGCCCCGGTGGGCGGCACGAGCGGCTGGCACGAGGCAAGTGCCGGCGTGACGGACGCACCCGCCGGGACGACGTCGCTCTATCTGGTGTTCACCGGAGGGGAGTTCAAGCTGGACAGCTTCCACCTCGGCAGCGGCTGA
- the sufU gene encoding Fe-S cluster assembly sulfur transfer protein SufU yields MKLDSMYQDVILDHYKHPHGRGLRDGDAEVHHVNPTCGDEITLRVKLDGRTIEDVSYEGQGCSISQASASVLNELLVGKELAEAQRIQEQFLELMQSRGRIEPDDAMEEVLEDAVAFAGVSKYPARVKCALLSWMAWKDATAQALKEAAA; encoded by the coding sequence GTGAAGCTCGATTCGATGTACCAGGACGTCATCCTGGACCACTACAAGCACCCGCACGGGCGGGGCTTGCGGGACGGCGACGCCGAGGTACACCACGTCAACCCGACCTGCGGCGACGAGATCACGCTGCGCGTGAAGCTCGACGGGCGGACCATCGAGGACGTCTCGTACGAGGGCCAGGGCTGCTCCATCAGCCAGGCCAGCGCCTCCGTGCTCAACGAGCTGCTGGTCGGCAAGGAGCTGGCCGAGGCGCAGCGGATCCAGGAGCAGTTCCTGGAGCTGATGCAGTCGCGTGGGAGGATCGAGCCGGACGACGCCATGGAGGAGGTGCTGGAGGACGCGGTCGCGTTCGCCGGCGTCTCGAAGTACCCGGCGCGCGTGAAGTGCGCCCTGCTGTCCTGGATGGCGTGGAAAGACGCCACGGCCCAGGCGCTGAAGGAGGCCGCAGCATGA
- a CDS encoding metal-sulfur cluster assembly factor, with protein sequence MTDTGTTDTGTTDAETAAGTQPAGEEEIREALYDVVDPELGIDVVNLGLIYGIHVDEGNIATLDMTLTSAACPLTDVIEDQAKAATEGIVNDLRINWVWMPPWGPDKITDEGREQLRALGFNV encoded by the coding sequence ATGACCGATACCGGCACGACGGACACGGGCACGACGGACGCCGAGACCGCCGCCGGCACCCAGCCGGCCGGGGAGGAAGAGATCCGCGAGGCGCTGTACGACGTCGTCGACCCCGAGCTGGGCATCGACGTCGTCAACCTCGGCCTCATCTACGGCATCCACGTGGACGAAGGCAACATCGCCACCCTGGACATGACGCTGACCTCGGCGGCCTGTCCGCTGACCGACGTGATCGAGGACCAGGCGAAGGCCGCCACCGAGGGCATCGTCAACGACCTCAGGATCAACTGGGTCTGGATGCCCCCGTGGGGTCCCGACAAGATCACCGACGAGGGCCGCGAGCAACTGCGCGCGCTCGGCTTCAACGTCTGA